The Lacrimispora xylanolytica genome has a segment encoding these proteins:
- a CDS encoding ABC transporter ATP-binding protein, with translation MIKTLMKSIREYKRASILTPLYITLEIILECLLPLVMANLIDKMTGQSMIPIIRYGIMLIIMAMLSLLFGYMSGRIGATASCGFAKNLRQDVFFKIQDFSFADIDKFSTSSLVTRMTTDVTNVQNAYQMIIRIAVRTPLMLIFSVILSLTISVKMSLIFLIMIPFAAVALFSIVFTVFPIFKRIFKKYDAMNNSVQENIQGIRVVKSFVREDYERERFQKAAADVCKEFTRAEKIIALNNPILMFCISLAIFLVSFIGAKTIINSGATELTTGQLSSLINYGVQILSSLMMLSMVFVICSMAKESANRICEVLNHESTLTSPINGVMEVKNGSIQFENVSFSYSEKSKKPALVNINLDIKSGQTIGILGGTGSSKTSLIQLISRLYDVTEGKVCVSGVDVRNYDLESLRDEVAVVLQKNVLFSGTIKENLRWGKKDASDEELVRVCKLAQADEFIQQFPDKYDTYIEQGGTNVSGGQKQRLCIARALLKKPKILILDDSTSAVDTKTDAMIRKALREEIPETTKIIIAQRTSSLEDADQIIVLDGGKVSEQGTHEELLAQKGIYYEVYQSQTNGKKED, from the coding sequence ATGATAAAGACGCTGATGAAGAGTATTAGAGAATATAAAAGAGCCTCTATTTTAACGCCATTATATATAACGTTGGAAATAATATTAGAATGCTTATTACCTCTGGTCATGGCTAATTTAATTGATAAAATGACTGGACAATCAATGATACCAATAATACGTTATGGAATTATGTTAATTATTATGGCAATGTTATCCCTGCTATTTGGGTACATGTCAGGAAGGATTGGTGCCACTGCATCCTGTGGCTTTGCCAAGAATTTAAGACAGGATGTATTTTTTAAAATACAAGACTTTTCTTTTGCCGATATCGATAAGTTCTCCACCTCATCTTTGGTCACAAGAATGACAACGGATGTGACCAATGTACAGAATGCATATCAAATGATTATCCGGATTGCAGTAAGAACTCCGCTTATGCTTATTTTTTCAGTCATTCTCAGTCTGACAATCAGTGTGAAAATGTCTCTCATCTTTTTAATTATGATCCCTTTTGCAGCCGTTGCATTATTTTCAATTGTATTTACTGTATTTCCTATTTTTAAACGCATTTTTAAGAAATATGATGCTATGAATAATTCGGTTCAGGAAAATATACAAGGTATTCGTGTTGTGAAATCTTTCGTAAGAGAGGACTATGAACGAGAACGGTTTCAAAAGGCAGCCGCTGATGTGTGTAAGGAATTTACACGAGCGGAGAAAATTATTGCTTTGAACAATCCCATTCTGATGTTTTGTATTTCTCTTGCTATCTTTCTTGTAAGCTTTATTGGAGCAAAGACTATCATAAACAGTGGTGCAACAGAATTAACAACGGGACAGTTATCTTCACTGATCAACTACGGGGTGCAGATTCTCTCCTCCCTTATGATGTTATCCATGGTTTTCGTTATTTGTTCCATGGCAAAAGAATCGGCCAATCGTATCTGTGAGGTGCTAAATCACGAAAGTACATTAACCTCCCCAATAAATGGGGTGATGGAAGTAAAGAACGGAAGTATTCAGTTTGAGAATGTTTCATTCAGCTACTCTGAAAAGAGCAAAAAACCCGCATTGGTAAATATCAATTTGGATATTAAATCGGGGCAGACCATTGGCATCCTTGGAGGAACCGGTTCCTCCAAAACATCCTTGATTCAGTTGATCTCCAGACTTTACGATGTCACAGAGGGCAAGGTCTGTGTTAGCGGAGTCGATGTGAGAAATTATGATCTGGAATCCCTCCGTGATGAGGTCGCAGTCGTATTACAGAAAAATGTCTTATTCTCCGGAACAATCAAGGAAAATCTCCGTTGGGGAAAGAAAGACGCCAGTGACGAAGAGCTTGTGAGAGTATGTAAGCTGGCCCAGGCAGATGAATTCATTCAGCAGTTCCCTGACAAATATGATACCTATATAGAGCAGGGCGGAACCAATGTTTCAGGTGGACAGAAGCAGAGGCTCTGTATCGCACGGGCCTTATTAAAAAAACCTAAGATTCTCATTTTGGACGATTCCACCTCTGCAGTCGATACAAAGACCGATGCCATGATTCGGAAGGCACTTCGTGAAGAGATTCCCGAAACAACCAAAATCATCATTGCACAGAGAACCTCTTCTTTGGAAGATGCAGACCAGATTATTGTTTTAGATGGCGGTAAGGTCTCGGAGCAGGGAACCCATGAAGAATTGCTCGCACAAAAGGGAATCTATTATGAAGTTTACCAGTCACAGACCAATGGAAAGAAGGAGGACTAA
- a CDS encoding ABC transporter ATP-binding protein, with the protein MSQKKQHSFGRLVRYLFSHYKIQLIVTLICIVISAFSSSIATIFIQRLIDECITPGVNQGFETVAGKFTSILLTMGFIYICGTIAAIIYNQIMAIVTQGTLRNLRNDMFDKMQTLPVKYFDTHAHGDIMSTYTNDTDAIRQLIGQSLPTLFQSALTITVMFLTMLYYSIWLTLVVVLVIILMLKITKKLGSITAAFMIQQQKSLAKEEGFIEEMMQGQKVVKVFCHEEENKEAFKKLNEQLFKDGEKANQNGNVLMPILGNVGNLMYVLLAVIGGLMVYLKAPNISLTGVSIVSIGIIVSFLGMSRQLSQTIGQASMQVSMIAMGLAGATRVFELMDEQPEEDHGYVTLVNVKKDAGGNLIETKENTEMWAWKHPHQDGTVTLTELTGDVRLEDVDFGYVPEKLVLNNVSLFAKPGQKIAFVGATGAGKTTITNLINRFYDIMEGKIRYDGINISKIKKPALRSSLGVVLQDVNLFTGSVIDNIRYGRLDATDEECIAAAKLANADDFITRLPDGYETILTGNGSSLSQGQRQLISIARAAVADPPAMILDEATSSIDTRTEALVQAGMDNLMKGRTVFVIAHRLSTVKNSDAIMVLDHGKIIERGSHESLIEQKGTYYQLYTGAFELEI; encoded by the coding sequence ATGAGTCAGAAAAAACAACACAGCTTTGGGCGTCTGGTCCGCTATTTATTTTCACATTACAAAATCCAGTTAATTGTAACTTTAATTTGTATTGTAATCAGTGCATTCTCCTCTTCCATTGCAACGATTTTTATTCAGAGGTTAATTGATGAATGTATCACTCCTGGCGTGAATCAGGGATTTGAAACTGTTGCAGGCAAATTTACATCCATACTGTTAACCATGGGCTTCATCTATATCTGCGGTACCATTGCAGCAATCATCTATAATCAGATCATGGCAATTGTGACACAGGGAACGCTTAGAAATTTAAGAAATGATATGTTTGATAAAATGCAAACACTTCCAGTCAAGTATTTTGATACCCATGCACATGGAGATATCATGAGTACTTATACCAACGATACCGATGCCATAAGACAGCTCATCGGACAGAGCCTTCCTACACTTTTTCAGTCTGCTTTGACTATTACGGTCATGTTCCTTACCATGTTATACTACAGTATCTGGCTTACCCTCGTGGTAGTGCTTGTAATCATCCTGATGCTAAAGATTACAAAAAAACTGGGTAGTATCACTGCAGCCTTCATGATTCAGCAGCAAAAATCTTTAGCAAAAGAAGAAGGCTTTATCGAAGAAATGATGCAGGGACAAAAAGTTGTTAAAGTATTCTGCCATGAAGAAGAGAATAAAGAAGCATTTAAAAAACTGAATGAACAGCTTTTTAAAGACGGAGAAAAAGCAAACCAGAACGGTAATGTTCTGATGCCGATTCTAGGTAATGTGGGAAACCTTATGTATGTTCTTCTTGCAGTCATTGGTGGACTTATGGTCTATTTAAAGGCACCAAACATTAGTCTTACTGGTGTCAGCATTGTTTCAATTGGTATTATTGTTTCATTTTTAGGCATGTCAAGACAGCTTTCCCAGACCATTGGTCAGGCATCTATGCAGGTCTCCATGATTGCAATGGGACTTGCCGGTGCGACCCGGGTGTTTGAGTTAATGGATGAACAGCCTGAGGAAGATCATGGCTATGTGACTCTGGTGAATGTGAAAAAGGATGCCGGGGGCAACTTGATAGAGACGAAAGAAAACACAGAAATGTGGGCTTGGAAGCACCCTCACCAGGATGGAACGGTTACTCTCACCGAGCTTACTGGAGACGTCAGATTAGAAGATGTTGACTTTGGCTATGTGCCTGAAAAACTGGTGCTAAACAATGTATCCCTGTTTGCAAAGCCAGGACAAAAAATAGCATTTGTTGGCGCTACCGGTGCTGGAAAGACTACCATTACGAATCTGATCAATCGTTTTTACGATATTATGGAAGGTAAGATTCGTTATGATGGAATTAATATTTCTAAAATCAAAAAGCCAGCTCTTAGAAGCTCATTGGGCGTAGTATTACAGGATGTCAATTTATTTACAGGTTCTGTCATAGATAATATCCGCTACGGCCGTCTGGATGCGACGGATGAGGAATGTATCGCTGCTGCAAAATTAGCCAATGCGGATGATTTTATAACCAGACTTCCAGATGGCTATGAAACAATATTGACCGGTAATGGCTCCAGTCTCTCTCAGGGACAGAGACAGCTGATTTCCATCGCCCGTGCAGCCGTCGCTGACCCGCCAGCTATGATCTTAGATGAAGCAACTTCCTCTATTGATACGAGAACAGAAGCCCTGGTTCAGGCAGGTATGGATAACCTAATGAAAGGAAGAACTGTATTTGTCATTGCACACAGGCTTTCGACTGTAAAAAACAGTGATGCAATTATGGTTCTGGATCATGGAAAAATTATCGAAAGGGGCTCCCATGAAAGCCTGATTGAACAAAAAGGGACGTATTATCAGCTTTATACAGGCGCATTTGAACTGGAAATTTGA
- a CDS encoding MBL fold metallo-hydrolase has protein sequence MITSTNFCKVQKLDDDLYVITQAGLVHLYLILGQKKAILIDAGYGFEDIRPIIRSITSLPVMLVLTHGDPDHSYGSEYFGDIWLYQPDYGQIIGFDTKKERQFIAEMGVNYLKENKPEAIEEFDSKAFTERSLLRILTPHFVKDGEMFDLGGKTLEVIFTPGHSYGHIMLLDREKKRLFSGDMICDYVIIYFFESDRNAPFFMALDSWKKIKRLENDIKDIYSAHGMLPITIDYVDAYIECFSGEFQQNYLKDKPFDRGPLGRGYQHIYKTVNIQYSDKRLEEFLGHKVERIENL, from the coding sequence ATGATTACATCAACAAATTTCTGTAAGGTACAAAAACTGGACGATGATTTATATGTCATTACTCAAGCTGGACTTGTGCATCTTTATCTTATCCTGGGGCAAAAAAAAGCGATCTTAATTGATGCTGGTTATGGATTCGAGGACATAAGGCCTATCATTCGAAGTATAACGAGTCTGCCAGTTATGCTGGTATTGACTCATGGCGATCCTGACCACAGCTACGGAAGTGAATATTTTGGAGATATATGGCTGTATCAGCCTGACTACGGTCAGATTATAGGCTTTGACACGAAAAAGGAAAGACAGTTCATAGCTGAGATGGGAGTGAATTATCTGAAGGAAAATAAGCCTGAAGCCATTGAAGAATTTGATAGCAAGGCATTCACTGAAAGGAGCCTGCTTCGAATCTTGACTCCGCATTTTGTAAAGGACGGAGAAATGTTTGACTTAGGCGGAAAAACCTTGGAAGTAATATTTACACCAGGGCATTCTTATGGACATATCATGCTGCTGGATAGGGAAAAAAAGAGACTTTTTTCAGGAGATATGATTTGTGATTATGTCATCATTTACTTTTTTGAATCTGATAGAAACGCACCATTTTTCATGGCACTAGACAGCTGGAAAAAGATAAAAAGATTGGAAAATGATATTAAGGATATTTATAGTGCCCATGGAATGCTCCCAATTACAATCGATTACGTCGACGCATACATCGAATGCTTTTCGGGAGAATTTCAGCAGAATTATTTAAAGGATAAACCGTTTGACCGAGGGCCTTTAGGCCGCGGATACCAGCATATCTATAAAACAGTAAATATTCAATACTCCGATAAGAGACTTGAGGAATTTTTAGGACACAAAGTGGAACGAATTGAAAACCTATAA